A window of the Maniola hyperantus chromosome 16, iAphHyp1.2, whole genome shotgun sequence genome harbors these coding sequences:
- the LOC138403386 gene encoding uncharacterized protein, protein MVTIYLSALSRLYRLQDVFYEASSFQANEFFFLFFNLVLLLLYFIFHVMLVAGLHKKSRCMLEVYNGYLIISMVLEGILAGLYIPLAMLRLYENNIQHYDDYRILWIILLSSAVVAVVEILWKYYVLVCVRSLVATLGDNEEEYHSEYSVENPDIIVYDNIKKRKKDINLRPVGNSDVLDNTNKEKDENPQSIQNSDVTVHDSINTSIKEDNSQRAGNSDVHDNTNKETDENPQSIQNSDVTVHSGINTSIKDDNSQPAGNSDVIIYDKAQNRNNDEDRKMVTATQYHNIVSPGTSTQ, encoded by the exons atg GTAACGATTTATTTGAGCGCCCTGTCCAGGCTGTACCGACTGCAGGATGTATTCTACGAAGCGTCGTCGTTTCAAGCGAAcgagtttttctttttatttttcaatctgGTCCTATTACTtctctattttattttccacGTTATGTTAGTGGCGGGACTACATAAG aaAAGCAGATGTATGTTGGAGGTGTACAACGGCTACCTTATAATATCGATGGTATTGGAAGGCATCCTGGCAGGGCTGTATATACCATTGGCTATGCTTAGATTGTACGAAAATAATATCCAACATTATGATGATTATCGGATTTTATGGATTATTTTGCTTAGTTCTGCAGTTGTAGCGGTTGTAGAAATAT TATGGAAATACTACGTACTGGTATGCGTGCGAAGCTTGGTGGCAACCCTGGGTGACAATGAGGAGGAATATCACTCAGAATATTCTGTAGAAAATCCTGATATAATCGTTTATGATAACATAAAAAAGAGGAAAAAAGACATCAATTTACGTCCTGTAGGAAACTCTGACGTACTTGATAACACAAACAAGGAGAAAGACGAAAATCCACAGTCCATACAAAACTCTGACGTCACCGTACACGATAGTATAAACACCAGTATCAAAGAAGACAATTCACAGCGGGCAGGAAACTCTGACGTACATGATAACACAAACAAGGAGACAGACGAAAATCCACAGTCCATACAAAACTCTGACGTCACCGTACACAGTGGTATAAACACCAGTATCAAAGACGACAATTCACAGCCAGCAGGAAACTCTGACGTTATCATATATGATAAGGCACAAAACAGAAATAATGACGAAGATAGGAAGATGGTCACTGCTACTCAATACCACAACATTGTATCTCCTGGGACATCAACACAATAA
- the LOC117989743 gene encoding uncharacterized protein isoform X2 produces MRLEIPECKRCCCCVPLRHGVLVFGYLNLVFSIFVVAIEILVAYKGTYFTNHTMMMFRGVHVYTHVWFAAVLYVSEIIFNIVLLVGAHMKKTQLMRAYYYYGITTTLASLVTFFVLWLSSINTCTHCFYWSYYIVLLGFVLSGVGIQVYLLLLIRSELLKIRQHSRLCYVNHASEIVVDTPLQTGHNPF; encoded by the exons atgcgtTTGGAAATACCGGAATGCAAGCGATGCTGCTGCTGTGTACCGTTAAGACATGGCGTTCTCGTTTTTGGGTACCTTAATTTG GTGTTTTCAATATTTGTTGTGGCAATAGAGATTTTGGTAGCGTATAAAGGAACCTACTTTACCAACCACACGATGATGATGTTCAGAGGGGTACACGTCTACACCCATGTATGGTTCGCCGCCGTGCTATACGTGTCTGAAATCATCTTTAACATTGTTCTTCTGGTTGGAGCACATATG AAAAAGACACAATTGATGCGGGCATACTACTACTACGGCATAACCACCACCCTCGCCTCCCTCGTCACGTTCTTCGTGCTATGGCTGAGCTCCATCAACACTTGCACCCATTGCTTTTACTGGTCGTATTACATCGTTTTACTGGGCTTCGTTCTCAGCGGTGTAG GAATCCAAGTATACCTCCTGTTGCTGATACGGAGCGAGCTGCTGAAGATCAGGCAGCACAGTCGCCTCTGCTACGTCAACCATGCTTCGGAGATAGTGGTGGACACACCCTTACAAACTGGCCACAACCCTTTCTAG
- the LOC117989743 gene encoding uncharacterized protein isoform X3 → MFCEIPEFGRCCFCLPLRRGILIFGYLNILFAGFMVGVFSYAVHHNYGLTVVFHGVSGDMDNWVCLVLYCADIIFSAILLYGAHRQIIILLRVFYYYALCTLAVVIIMEIIVASQRPFYWELELFPVFFAGLCIHVYLIVLVRSLLKKLEMSGHTYENQLHQFVNGEIIKGPNTVYPTTVVPVETA, encoded by the exons aTGTTTTGTGAAATACCGGAATTCGGACGATGCTGTTTTTGTTTGCCTCTGAGAAGAGGGATATTGATTTTTGGATATCTAAATATA ctATTTGCAGGTTTCATGGTGGGAGTGTTTAGTTATGCAGTGCACCACAACTATGGGCTGACGGTGGTGTTCCACGGCGTGTCCGGCGATATGGACAACTGGGTCTGCCTCGTTTTATACTGTGCTGATATCATTTTCAGCGCCATCTTACTGTACGGAGCTCACAGA CAAATAATAATCCTCCTCAGAGTGTTCTACTACTATGCGCTGTGCACGTTGGCTGTTGTGATCATCATGGAAATCATTGTGGCCTCTCAGAGGCCTTTCTACTGGGAGCTCGAACTATTCCCTGTGTTCTTCGCTGGATTAT GCATACACGTTTACCTAATAGTTCTGGTACGAAGTCTTCTGAAGAAGTTGGAAATGTCCGGCCATACGTACGAGAATCAGCTACACCAGTTTGTCAATGGCGAAATTATTAAGGGACCAAACACTGTCTATCCTACCACTGTTGTGCCTGTGGAAACTGCGTAA
- the LOC117989743 gene encoding uncharacterized protein isoform X1: MFCEIPEFGRCCFCLPLRRGILIFGYLNILFAGFMVGVFSYAVHHNYGLTVVFHGVSGDMDNWVCLVLYCADIIFSAILLYGAHRQIIILLRVFYYYALCTLAVVIIMEIIVASQRPFYWELELFPVFFAGLWVHVYTHVWFAAVLYVSEIIFNIVLLVGAHMKKTQLMRAYYYYGITTTLASLVTFFVLWLSSINTCTHCFYWSYYIVLLGFVLSGVGIQVYLLLLIRSELLKIRQHSRLCYVNHASEIVVDTPLQTGHNPF; the protein is encoded by the exons aTGTTTTGTGAAATACCGGAATTCGGACGATGCTGTTTTTGTTTGCCTCTGAGAAGAGGGATATTGATTTTTGGATATCTAAATATA ctATTTGCAGGTTTCATGGTGGGAGTGTTTAGTTATGCAGTGCACCACAACTATGGGCTGACGGTGGTGTTCCACGGCGTGTCCGGCGATATGGACAACTGGGTCTGCCTCGTTTTATACTGTGCTGATATCATTTTCAGCGCCATCTTACTGTACGGAGCTCACAGA CAAATAATAATCCTCCTCAGAGTGTTCTACTACTATGCGCTGTGCACGTTGGCTGTTGTGATCATCATGGAAATCATTGTGGCCTCTCAGAGGCCTTTCTACTGGGAGCTCGAACTATTCCCTGTGTTCTTCGCTGGATTAT GGGTACACGTCTACACCCATGTATGGTTCGCCGCCGTGCTATACGTGTCTGAAATCATCTTTAACATTGTTCTTCTGGTTGGAGCACATATG AAAAAGACACAATTGATGCGGGCATACTACTACTACGGCATAACCACCACCCTCGCCTCCCTCGTCACGTTCTTCGTGCTATGGCTGAGCTCCATCAACACTTGCACCCATTGCTTTTACTGGTCGTATTACATCGTTTTACTGGGCTTCGTTCTCAGCGGTGTAG GAATCCAAGTATACCTCCTGTTGCTGATACGGAGCGAGCTGCTGAAGATCAGGCAGCACAGTCGCCTCTGCTACGTCAACCATGCTTCGGAGATAGTGGTGGACACACCCTTACAAACTGGCCACAACCCTTTCTAG